A region of the Candidatus Hydrogenedentota bacterium genome:
CAGTTGAATGACTCTTCGGAGTCAGCAGCTCCCTCAATTTGGCAAGCCCCCTGCCAAAAAGAGCCTACCTGCCGCAGCCCGTCGAGGTGCCCCCCTCGGCGGGCGCTTTATTTTTGGACGGTCCGGAGCTGGCCCGTTTGAACCATCCGGCGGGCCTTTGCTAGGGTACGCGGGCCCATCGCGGCGTCTTGCAGCAGCACCATCCAGGGATCTAGTGACGACCATGCAAATTCAAGTCATCGGTGGCGGAAGTTGGGGCCTCGCCCTGACCCGCGTCCTCGCATTGAACAATCAGAATGTCCAACTCTGGTGTCGGCCCGAAGATGATCCCGACACCCTGCGCGCCACCCGGGAAAGCAAGAAATTCCTTCCGGGGGTCTTGCTGCCGCCCGAAGTCGTCATTGCCCCCGAGGTGAACGCGGCCGCCGACATGGTGGTCTATGCGGTCCCCTCCCACGCCATGCGCAGCGTGGTTCCCCAGTTTCTCTTTACCCATAATCCCGTACGGGTCAGTGTGGCCAAGGGCATTGAGAACGACACGCTCCTGCGGATGAGCGAGATTATTGCCGCACTCGCGCCTGGAAGCCCCGTGGTGGCCCTTTCCGGCCCCAGCCATGCGGAGGAGGTGGGGCGCGGCCTTCCGGCGTCGCTCGTGGCCGCAAGCGCGGACGAAGACGCCTGCAAGATGGTTCAGGAGGCTTTTTTCTGCTCGAACTTCCGGGTCTATACGAGCCCGGATATCATCGGCGTGGAACTGGGCGGCTCCTTGAAGAACGTGGTCGCCATCGCGGCGGGCGTCTGCGACGGACTGGGGCTGGGCGACAACGCCAAGTCAGCCCTGATCACCCGGGGCCTCGCGGAGATCGCGCGGCTGGGAAGCGCCTGCGGCGCCAATCCCCTTACGTTTGCCGGGCTCAGCGGCATGGGCGATCTCATTACGACCTGTACCAGCCGTCATTCGCGGAATCGGGCCGTAGGCGAAGCGATCGCCCAGGGCAAGAAGCTCCAGGATATTCTCGACAGCAGCCCGATGGTGGCGGAAGGCGTTCGCACAACACGCTCGGCCCATGCGCTGGCCCTCAAGATGGGCGTCGAAATGCCGTTGACCGACGTGGCCCATCAGGTCTTGTTTGAGGATCTGCCCGCCCGCGAGGCGATTGAAACGCTCATGGCGCGGGAGGCGAAGGCGGAATAACGAATAGTGAATTTTAGGACGGAAAATATTAATTCACCATGCTCAATTCACTATTCTTAAATCTCAAAGCGCTCGGGGGCGATTGATCTTGGTGTGAGGCAGGGCGAAGAGTTGCTCCACGCGCAGCGCCAGCTCATCAATGTGGAAGGGTTTCTTCAGGAAATCATCGAAGCCGAAGGTCACCAGTTCCTGGATCTCCTCTTCCTCAATGAACCCGGAAATGCCCAGGATCCGCGTGTTGCGCGTCTCCATGCGGGATTTCACGCGCTCGCAGACCATCCGGCCATCCATGTCGGACAAGTGAATATCCAGAATCACCAGTTGAGGATTGTGTTCCACAACGATGGCGCCGGCGTCGAATCCGGTGGATGCGGTCAGCACGAGGTACTCTTCCCCTCGGGCGAGAACCGAAGGAATAATGTCGAGGTAATAGGGGTCGTCATCGACAACGAGGACGCGCCGCTCACCTTCTTCGAGGCGTTCCAGCGGGATGCCATGGCTGAGCATGAACTTCCGGAGGTTATCGTAGGGGATGCGGCGATCACCGCCGGGCCCGAGACGATACCCTTCGATCTGACCAAGATCGAACCAGCGAGAGACCGTGTCCGCGGATACTCCGCAGATGGCGGCGACTTCGCCCGTCGTGAATACTCTGTTTTTCATGAGCCCACCCTCGCTCTCCCCTCCAATGAAACGGCCATCCCGAGCTCGCAGCCACGCTGCGGGGGCGATCCGCAATACTGGGTCACCGCGCGCTTCGATGCCGGTGATCCGATGAAAGCTCCCCGCGTCAGCAGCCAGAAAGCAACGTCTCCGCCTGTCAGGCGGTGTGAATTCATTGCCGTTTCCTCCGCGAGGACCGCTCTATGGTATCGTTTCGAGGTACAAAAACGCAAACTTAGCGCCTGCGCGCTATTGCGGTGTCCGATTCTGATGCCGCGTGGAAAATCCCCCTTGATCTTTCGGGGGACACTACATATAATTAGACACCTAACAGTTTTGCGTCTATCTTAACCGTCTGCCTGCCAGGGCTCTACAGGGTATTGATCGCCATGGTGCCTTCCCGTCTTGAAGTTATGAAGCACGTCGAGCGTTTTGTCGCCGAGAAGCTCCCCGTATTCCTTCGCGGCGCCGAAATCAATTGGCAGCCCAGTGATTACACGCCCGATCTGACTTCCGATGCGGGCTTTGAGGCGGTGCGGGAATTGCGGGAGGAGGCCAGCCGCCTTCCCGAAGACGCCATGGTCATTCTTGTGGGCGATATGATTACCGAAGAGGCGCTGCCGAGCTACGCGTCCTGGATTAGCACGCTGGAAGGCGTCGGAGTTTCGGGCGAGCCCAGCACGGCCTGGGGCGCGTGGAACCGCGCCTGGTGCGGGGAGGAGAACCGGCACGGTGACCTGTTGAACCGCTGGCTCTATCTTTCCGGTCGGGTCAACATGCGGGAAATCGAGGTGACGATCCAGCACCTGATCTCGGATGGGGGCGACACACAGAATGAGAATGATCCCTACCGTACCTTCATCTACACCTCCTTCCAGGAAATTGCGACACGGATTTCCCACCTCAATGTGGGAAAAATTGCACGGTCCGTCGGCGCCGAAAAGCTATACGAGCTCTCCGCCAAGATCGCCGGAGACGAACAACGACATGCGCGGGCCTACAAGTATTTCATTTCCAGAATCATGGAGGTGGACCCCAATGAAGCACTCCTGGCCTTTCAGGACATGATGAAGAAGAAAATCACCATGCCGGCGATGTACATGCGCGAGCGCGGCGGCCAGATCGGCGACACGTTCAAGAAGTTCGAGCGTGTCGCGGGGCGGAGCGGGGTCTACACCGGGCGGGACTATGTGGAGATCATTGAGAACCTGCTGGCGGACTGGGATATCCAGCACCTGGGCGGTTTGTCGCCGGCGGCGGAGAAGGCCCAGGACTATCTGTGCGGGCTACCGGAACGTTACCGGACCCTGCTCCAGCGGATGCATGACCGCACGCCACGGAAGTCCGAACAGGAAGGCGAGCCGATGACCTTCACGTGGATGTTGCCGCGCCAGCCTTTGGAATCCGTGCTTTAGGCGTTCGGTCCTCATGCGCGGCCCCCCTCGGGATAGAGGCGCAGATTGCGCATGCGCACGACTTCCGGCGACCCCGCCGGGCCGCCCGTGACGAGCACCATGGCGCCGTTTGAACCGCTGACTTTCTTGATGCTTGCGAGGGTCTGGATCCGGACGCCCTGACCGAATTGGCCCGCACGTATCTCGTGCTCGCCCCCTTCGGCAACGGCCAGCGCGATGCTCTCTTCGAGGCCCTTGAGGCTCAGGGCGCATTCCTGATCGAGGGTGGCCAGATTCTCCCGCCAGGTCTTTCGATTGGCCGAATGCTGCTCCGCATGCTCGCGAAGCGCGCCCATCTCCCGGGCACTGAGCACCCGGGGCAGCTTTCCATTTTCCTCCGCGTTCTGGATCATCCGGGCCACCAGGGCGCCGAGGCGGTCGGTGTCCTGGACCTGCCACACGTTCGGCCCCATGAGTTGCGCCATCGTCTGCTCGTGGACGGCGAGGGCCTCCGCGGCCTGAGCGGCCTGGGCCCGCCACTCGTCCATGCGGAAATCAAAATCGTAGATCAGTTTGTCGGGCCCCTGTCCAAGCCGCAGGGTATCCTTGAGTTTCTTGGCAAAA
Encoded here:
- a CDS encoding acyl-ACP desaturase, encoding MVPSRLEVMKHVERFVAEKLPVFLRGAEINWQPSDYTPDLTSDAGFEAVRELREEASRLPEDAMVILVGDMITEEALPSYASWISTLEGVGVSGEPSTAWGAWNRAWCGEENRHGDLLNRWLYLSGRVNMREIEVTIQHLISDGGDTQNENDPYRTFIYTSFQEIATRISHLNVGKIARSVGAEKLYELSAKIAGDEQRHARAYKYFISRIMEVDPNEALLAFQDMMKKKITMPAMYMRERGGQIGDTFKKFERVAGRSGVYTGRDYVEIIENLLADWDIQHLGGLSPAAEKAQDYLCGLPERYRTLLQRMHDRTPRKSEQEGEPMTFTWMLPRQPLESVL
- a CDS encoding response regulator: MKNRVFTTGEVAAICGVSADTVSRWFDLGQIEGYRLGPGGDRRIPYDNLRKFMLSHGIPLERLEEGERRVLVVDDDPYYLDIIPSVLARGEEYLVLTASTGFDAGAIVVEHNPQLVILDIHLSDMDGRMVCERVKSRMETRNTRILGISGFIEEEEIQELVTFGFDDFLKKPFHIDELALRVEQLFALPHTKINRPRAL
- a CDS encoding NAD(P)-dependent glycerol-3-phosphate dehydrogenase — translated: MQIQVIGGGSWGLALTRVLALNNQNVQLWCRPEDDPDTLRATRESKKFLPGVLLPPEVVIAPEVNAAADMVVYAVPSHAMRSVVPQFLFTHNPVRVSVAKGIENDTLLRMSEIIAALAPGSPVVALSGPSHAEEVGRGLPASLVAASADEDACKMVQEAFFCSNFRVYTSPDIIGVELGGSLKNVVAIAAGVCDGLGLGDNAKSALITRGLAEIARLGSACGANPLTFAGLSGMGDLITTCTSRHSRNRAVGEAIAQGKKLQDILDSSPMVAEGVRTTRSAHALALKMGVEMPLTDVAHQVLFEDLPAREAIETLMAREAKAE